From the genome of Oncorhynchus tshawytscha isolate Ot180627B unplaced genomic scaffold, Otsh_v2.0 Un_scaffold_4092_pilon_pilon, whole genome shotgun sequence, one region includes:
- the LOC112242118 gene encoding 23 kDa integral membrane protein, which translates to MGNGRTYTRGLCITFNVLLLVSGVFLFVVGVSYSFQHPPEFDHRSTLHEMYVLNVFGPMTVLFSILGGYAAYRDKRILLILYVVFMTCEFIAIVIIAVPMVRAQPKMEEILDRRFQSVTPLHDTEPQVQRELNKLQASDQCCGLRGHSDWGCHIPLSCYCPPLPPDNSLDSLCETVNLGLQNTMLDCQHNNTHGQTTTSVSQERWVYSKPCGPILKRHMNFLIQIMIGFISTFATIMIAAIVMSLVVLALQIRSTEPPLNDSLDRVKYQLSPLAVT; encoded by the exons ATGGGGAATGGCAGAACGTACACGAGAGGACTGTGTATCACTTTCAATGTCCTGCTTCTG GTTTCTGGGGTATTTCTGTTCGTAGTTGGGGTTTCATACAGCTTCCAACACCCTCCTGAG TTTGACCATCGGAGTACCCTCCATGAGATGTACGTACTAAATGTGTTTGGACCCATGACGGTACTGTTCTCCATCCTGGGAGGCTACGCTGCCTACAGAGACAAGAGAATACTGCTGATCCTG TATGTTGTCTTCATGACCTGTGAATTCATAGCCATCGTAATCATCGCCGTGCCGATGGTTCGCGCCCAACCAAAG AtggaggagattctggacagaAGGTTTCAATCTGTGACTCCTCTTCACGATACTGAACCGCAGGTCCAGAGGGAGCTGAACAAACTCCAGGCATca GATCAATGCTGTGGACTGCGTGGCCACTCAGACTGGGGTTGTCACATTCCactctcctgctactgtcctccactccctccagacAACTCATTGGACAGTCTATGTGAGACTGTAAATCTAGGCCTACAGAACACTATG CTAGACTGTCAGCACAATAACACACACGGACAAACTACAACTTCAGTGTCCCAGGAGCGCTGGGTGTACAGCAAG CCTTGTGGTCCCATCCTGAAGAGACACATGAACTTCCTGATTCAGATCATGATCGGATTCATCTCTACATTTGCCACCATTATG ATTGCTGCCATAGTGATGTCTCTGGTAGTGCTGGCCCTCCAGATTCGGTCCACAGAGCCACCGCTCAACGACAGCCTCGACAGAGTCAAGTACCAACTCAGTCCTCTAGCTGTCACCTGA